In the Arachis ipaensis cultivar K30076 chromosome B10, Araip1.1, whole genome shotgun sequence genome, one interval contains:
- the LOC107621156 gene encoding aspartic proteinase nepenthesin-2-like → MEIISKFWCVLLLTMRIPLSISSSTSTPQLSPIPKISIPLYHSKMLKPQMGAIVDTYPIDDSYALFLWIGTPVQIAFVQMDLGSPITWTQCDPCSNCYPMQRSPFNTKESSTFRELGCYSETCLDPRMKELLGNCTSWTCRYNVNYGKESSSFGTMVIDTLNFERSNNELKEFIMGCGDSYEGPYRAQLSGVLGLGRGPLSLQSQLNAKAFSFCLVNFGSQTASTLEFYDRAPQIDKHGLGNNSIIMVPLRENSGYPNYYFLQFVGISINGFMLDVKSSVWGYGLNYDGGVILDIGSIATYLPSEAYNVFKLEIQKVDHNLTREHAHEDLELCYKDDSFNVYPSIALHFENGNVAGENFVSFNMNNDQTLLRVDEGTVCLSFVEGKDSNLTVIGSNQLQGTQLMIDLVKEILIFTHNKC, encoded by the coding sequence ATGGAAATCATTTCAAAATTTTGGTGTGTATTATTGTTAACAATGAGAATTCCTCTATCCATATCATCCTCTACTTCTACTCCACAACTCTCTCCAATTCCCAAAATTAGCATCCCACTATACCATAGTAAAATGCTCAAGCCTCAAATGGGTGCTATAGTAGATACATACCCTATTGATGATTCCTATGCACTATTCTTGTGGATTGGAACTCCAGTTCAAATTGCGTTTGTTCAAATGGACCTAGGGAGCCCAATCACTTGGACCCAATGTGACCCTTGTAGCAATTGTTACCCAATGCAACGCTCTCCCTTCAATACCAAAGAATCAAGTACTTTTAGAGAACTTGGTTGTTACTCTGAGACATGCTTGGACCCAAGGATGAAGGAGCTTTTGGGAAATTGCACCTCATGGACATGTAGGTATAATGTGAATTATGGTAAGGAATCTAGCTCCTTTGGAACTATGGTAATTGACACATTAAATTTTGAGCGTTCTAATaatgaattgaaggaattcataATGGGGTGTGGTGATTCTTATGAGGGCCCATATAGGGCCCAATTATCAGGTGTTTTGGGCCTTGGAAGGGGCCCACTTTCTTTGCAAAGCCAACTCAATGCAAAGGCATTCTCTTTTTGCCTTGTGAATTTTGGATCACAAACAGCCTCAACACTTGAATTTTATGATAGGGCACCACAAATAGATAAACATGGCCTTGGTAACAATTCCATCATCATGGTCCCTTTGAGAGAGAATAGTGGGTACCCTAATTATTACTTTTTGCAATTTGTTGGTATAAGCATTAATGGGTTTATGCTAGATGTGAAATCTAGTGTTTGGGGCTATGGTCTTAATTATGATGGTGGGGTTATCTTGGATATAGGATCAATCGCAACATATTTACCTAGTGAAGCATATAATGTGTTCAAGTTAGAGATACAAAAAGTTGATCACAACCTTACAAGGGAGCATGCGCATGAAGACCTAGAACTTTGTTATAAGGATGATTCATTTAATGTGTATCCTTCAATTGCATTGCACTTTGAAAATGGCAATGTTGCAGGTGAAAATTTTGTGTCCTTCAACATGAACAATGACCAAACGTTGTTAAGGGTAGACGAAGGTACAGTTTGCCTATCATTTGTAGAAGGAAAAGATTCTAATCTTACAGTTATTGGCAGTAACCAACTTCAGGGAACACAACTAATGATTGATCTAGTTAAAGAGATCCTTATCTTCACACATAACAAGTGCTAA